One region of Streptomyces rishiriensis genomic DNA includes:
- a CDS encoding DUF3499 domain-containing protein: MESRRGPLKSAVPSNVVSPVRRCSRTACGRPAVATLTYVYADSTAVLGPLATYAEPHCYDLCAEHSERLTAPRGWEVVRLLDGSAPARPSGDDLEALANAVREAARPQQRAAGAGGGRAIDPMEVARRGHLRVLRSPDN, from the coding sequence CCAACGTCGTGAGCCCTGTACGTCGCTGTTCGCGCACTGCCTGCGGCCGACCCGCCGTCGCGACGCTGACGTACGTCTACGCCGACTCGACCGCGGTCCTCGGCCCGCTCGCGACCTACGCCGAACCCCACTGCTACGACCTGTGCGCCGAGCACTCCGAGCGCCTCACCGCCCCGCGCGGCTGGGAGGTCGTCCGGCTCCTCGACGGTTCGGCTCCGGCACGCCCCAGTGGTGACGACCTGGAAGCGCTTGCCAACGCCGTCCGCGAGGCGGCCCGTCCGCAGCAGCGCGCGGCCGGGGCCGGCGGCGGACGCGCGATCGACCCGATGGAGGTCGCGCGCCGCGGCCACCTCCGGGTGCTGCGCTCGCCGGACAACTGA